A part of Notolabrus celidotus isolate fNotCel1 chromosome 21, fNotCel1.pri, whole genome shotgun sequence genomic DNA contains:
- the LOC117804846 gene encoding zinc finger BED domain-containing protein 1-like, whose translation MVEAKYESAKEKAKAKVEKAAAVSLTSDMWTSIHMDAYLAVTCHFVGENTRLDSVLLGVQAFPQSHTAENIARVKASMMEEWGISNKVTCMVADGAPNMVACVKELKLRHHICIAHTLNLVGKKALDQHPVVSGIRAKARKLVGYFRSSTTAKEKLTQVQFHLGMEQKKLMQEVETRWNSTYLMLQRLVELREPVGAALAGLQHDLAFFTSDEFNIVTGCLALLSPFYDATVELSAEENVSASKIVPLLKMLEQMLQEEVIKPAPAVVVQMGEQLIRLLRERLYTLQSMSIMSLATLLDPRFKVIGFFSQTKAAEAIKRLTSECAIIRRSVHSREETPQASTSHDVTGGSKLWHRLDASVMEARSSQNVTADATVEVQRYLAEPNISRMENPLEYWERQKMLYPN comes from the exons ATGGTGGAGGCCAAGTATGAGTCAGCTAAGGAGAAGGCTAAGGCTAAAGTGGAAAAGGCGGCTGCTGTTAGCCTTACATCAGACATGTGGACATCCATCCACATGGATGCCTACCTGGCTGTGACATGTCATTTTGTGGGAGAGAACACCAGGCTGGATTCAGTGCTGTTGGGAGTGCAGGCATTCCCCCAATCGCACACTGCTGAAAATATAGCTCGTGTGAAAGCCTCCATGATGGAGGAATGGGGAATTTCTAATAAGGTGACATGTATGGTCGCTGACGGTGCTCCCAATATGGTTGCGTGTGTGAAAGAGCTGAAGCTTCGGCACCATATTTGCAtagcacacacactgaatctGGTGGGGAAGAAGGCGCTTGACCAGCACCCTGTGGTCTCTGGCATTCGGGCCAAAGCAAGGAAGCTGGTTGGCTACTTTAGAAGCAGCACCACTGCTAAG GAGAAGCTTACACAAGTGCAGTTCCATCTGGGGATGGAACAAAAGAAGCTGATGCAAGAAGTGGAGACCAGGTGGAACAGCACTTATTTGATGCTGCAACGTTTGGTGGAGCTGAGGGAGCCAGTAGGAGCAGCGTTAGCTGGGCTACAACATGACCTGGCCTTTTTCACATCAGATGAATTTAACATTGTTACAGGGTGTCTGGCTTTGCTGTCTCCCTTTTATGATGCCACTGTAGAGTTGTCAGCAGAAGAAAACGTGTCTGCCTCCAAAATCGTACCCCTCTTGAAAATGTTGGAGCAAATGCTTCAGGAGGAGGTGATAAAGCCAGCACCTGCAGTGGTAGTCCAGATGGGAGAGCAGCTCATCAGGCTACTCCGGGAGAGGCTTTACACTTTGCAGTCGATGAGCATCATGTCCCTTGCAACACTCCTGGACCCCCGATTTAAGGTCATAGGATTCTTCAGTCAGACAAAAGCTGCTGAAGCAATAAAACGTCTAACCTCTGAGTGTGCCATCATTAGACGCTCGgtacacagcagagaggaaacccCCCAGGCTTCTACCTCTCATGATGTCACTGGAG GTAGCAAACTGTGGCATCGTTTGGACGCCAGTGTCATGGAGGCAAGAAGTTCTCAAAATGTCACAGCAGATGCCACTGTGGAGGTTCAGCGCTACCTTGCAGAGCCCAATATAAGCAGGATGGAAAACCCTCTTGAATACTGGGAGAGGCAAAAAATGTTGTACCCAAATTGA